A single window of Rubripirellula lacrimiformis DNA harbors:
- a CDS encoding glycosyltransferase family 4 protein, translating to MRILYHHRTLGDGAEGIHIREMVAAFRELGHEVRVVALVGETPSRQPERETTSETAQQISSQPTDRSQQRWSGVSRWLPGVAYEIAELGYNVFAKRRLRTAVAQFQPDFIYDRYNSFSSAAVDVGRGMGVPVCLEVNAPVALERTMQSEKRRLRMDQLAIRYERSICCAADRVVAVSTPLKQFLVDERGVPADRILVLPNGADPDKFHPKCCGAEVRRSLGLVDKTVIGFLGILRNWHGIDLLIDAFGQLAKTDSSIHLLIIGDGPIQHDLEAIVADKHLENRVTFTGRVVHAAIQSHLAAMDITASPMATFYASPMKILESMAMGIPTVAANTANIRDVIEDGIDGVLFAPNDAGSLAKAIASLINQPELTAKIKHYARRKIETDRNWVSIAGEVIDSLKKVVDEDPRRR from the coding sequence ATGCGAATTCTTTATCATCACCGCACCCTCGGCGACGGTGCCGAGGGCATCCACATCCGCGAAATGGTCGCTGCTTTTCGGGAGCTGGGGCATGAGGTGCGGGTGGTGGCTTTGGTGGGCGAAACTCCGTCGCGTCAGCCCGAACGAGAAACCACCAGCGAGACCGCGCAGCAGATCTCCAGTCAGCCAACCGATCGATCGCAGCAGCGATGGTCCGGGGTCAGTCGCTGGCTTCCCGGCGTTGCGTACGAAATCGCCGAACTGGGCTACAATGTGTTTGCAAAACGACGCCTTCGCACAGCGGTGGCGCAGTTCCAACCAGATTTCATCTACGACCGTTACAACAGCTTTTCATCCGCAGCAGTTGACGTGGGGCGCGGCATGGGGGTCCCAGTTTGCTTGGAGGTCAATGCCCCAGTTGCTTTGGAACGAACCATGCAATCGGAAAAACGTCGGCTAAGGATGGACCAGCTTGCCATTCGCTATGAGCGGTCAATTTGCTGCGCCGCTGATCGTGTTGTCGCTGTCTCCACACCCCTGAAGCAGTTCCTCGTTGACGAACGGGGCGTGCCTGCGGATCGCATTCTCGTGCTTCCTAACGGAGCAGATCCGGACAAGTTTCATCCTAAATGCTGCGGCGCCGAAGTGCGAAGATCGCTCGGCTTAGTCGACAAAACTGTCATTGGTTTCCTAGGTATTCTTCGCAACTGGCATGGTATCGACCTACTAATCGACGCATTCGGCCAGTTGGCGAAAACCGATTCTTCGATCCATCTTCTGATCATTGGGGACGGTCCGATTCAACATGACCTAGAGGCGATCGTTGCCGATAAGCACTTGGAAAACCGGGTGACCTTCACCGGTCGGGTTGTCCACGCGGCAATTCAATCTCATTTGGCTGCGATGGATATCACGGCTAGTCCAATGGCAACTTTCTATGCATCGCCTATGAAAATTTTAGAGTCCATGGCGATGGGCATTCCAACCGTCGCTGCAAACACTGCCAATATCCGCGACGTGATTGAAGATGGCATCGACGGAGTGCTATTCGCACCCAACGACGCCGGATCTCTTGCAAAGGCGATTGCGTCTCTCATCAATCAGCCAGAGCTAACCGCGAAAATAAAGCACTACGCTCGACGTAAGATTGAGACCGACCGTAATTGGGTGTCCATTGCCGGGGAAGTAATCGATTCGCTTAAAAAAGTTGTGGACGAAGATCCTCGCCGTCGATAA
- a CDS encoding aminotransferase class V-fold PLP-dependent enzyme codes for MLDLADIRDHFPALNRKIAGRPVIYLDSAATYLKPQAVIDAVCACYEQTAGTVGRAVHVMADDAADRYAEGRQTIADFIHAEPDQIVFVRNATEAINLVASSLPAGTVVVGSEGEHHSNLLPWRHRHDFHALPTLDDGSIELDAASRLINAGRPELFAFSTIGNSFGNRQPVGELTQIARQAGCDVLLDVNQSIAHEPINVRDLDCDYACFSGHKLGGPTGLGVLYAKRARLRALQPTLYGGGMVDSVDRAGCVLAETPMRLEAGTACFEAVIGLAAACEFISDIGFDAIEQGERRLTARLLDGLRSIPQVKVRGPELAADRGAIVAFQVDGLEAHGVARMLSNRENVCVRSGFHCAQPAHESHGWRPTVRASLGIYNTAREIETLIDSLHRITLNLT; via the coding sequence ATGCTCGATCTTGCCGACATTCGCGACCACTTTCCGGCCCTGAATCGAAAGATTGCGGGCCGACCCGTCATCTACCTCGACTCGGCGGCAACCTATTTGAAACCGCAGGCCGTCATCGATGCGGTCTGCGCGTGCTACGAGCAAACAGCTGGTACGGTAGGGCGGGCAGTGCACGTGATGGCGGATGACGCGGCGGACCGGTATGCGGAAGGCCGGCAGACGATCGCCGACTTTATCCATGCAGAGCCCGACCAGATCGTTTTTGTTCGCAACGCGACCGAAGCTATCAATCTTGTCGCGTCTAGTTTGCCGGCGGGAACGGTCGTTGTTGGGTCAGAGGGTGAGCACCACAGCAATCTACTGCCGTGGCGCCATCGCCACGACTTTCACGCACTGCCCACGCTCGACGATGGTAGCATCGAACTTGATGCAGCATCACGGCTGATCAATGCGGGACGTCCAGAACTGTTTGCGTTCAGTACGATTGGAAATTCGTTTGGGAACCGTCAGCCTGTAGGTGAATTGACACAAATCGCTCGGCAGGCCGGATGCGATGTGCTGCTTGACGTCAACCAATCGATCGCCCACGAACCGATCAACGTCCGCGATCTGGATTGCGACTATGCCTGTTTCTCGGGGCACAAACTGGGAGGCCCGACGGGACTGGGAGTGCTGTACGCCAAACGTGCCCGACTGCGAGCATTGCAGCCTACGTTGTACGGCGGCGGGATGGTCGACAGTGTTGATCGCGCGGGGTGCGTGCTGGCCGAGACTCCGATGCGTCTGGAAGCGGGCACCGCCTGCTTCGAAGCGGTGATTGGGCTAGCCGCTGCTTGTGAATTCATCAGTGACATTGGGTTTGACGCGATCGAGCAAGGCGAACGAAGGCTAACGGCGCGGTTGCTTGATGGGCTCCGATCGATACCCCAAGTAAAGGTTCGCGGACCGGAGCTGGCGGCAGACCGCGGCGCGATCGTGGCGTTTCAAGTGGACGGCCTTGAAGCCCATGGGGTCGCACGAATGCTTTCGAACCGCGAAAACGTGTGCGTCCGCAGTGGATTTCACTGTGCCCAGCCTGCGCATGAATCCCACGGTTGGCGACCCACGGTGCGGGCCAGCCTGGGGATCTACAATACAGCCCGCGAGATCGAGACATTGATCGATTCACTGCATCGCATTACGCTCAACCTAACTTGA
- a CDS encoding glycosyltransferase family 2 protein encodes MIALQIVFWLAALAVAIPLVLYPVGLFAMSRLRSRCAAGHATPTATLVISAFNEEDVIRQKLENSLALDYPSELLEILVISDGSEDRTDEIVAGFTDPRVQLRRQDPRLGKSAGLSRYCPEANGEILVFTDANSMFQPDALSKLLRHFDDPRVGYSVGRQSYTDGDQSSSSDSENLYWSMELLMKAWESRLSSVVGADGAIYALRRELFEPLSAEDINDFLLPLKVVAKGYRGVFDHEAVCFEDAAPDFSGEFRRKRRIVNRSMRAVWKVPSTLNPFRVGWFAPQLLAHKVLRWLCPLFLLLMLVSAAVLAGNEWASGDLGWIYTGLLFLQLLGYGLALAYVIPFFRRVRLVYVAYYFLLVNVASAMGLALLASGHAIGVWKPER; translated from the coding sequence GTGATTGCTCTTCAAATTGTATTTTGGTTGGCAGCGCTGGCGGTTGCAATTCCGCTCGTGTTGTATCCCGTTGGCTTGTTTGCGATGTCTCGACTGCGCAGCCGATGCGCGGCTGGGCATGCGACTCCCACCGCAACGTTGGTGATCAGTGCCTTCAATGAGGAGGATGTCATCCGGCAAAAGCTGGAAAACTCGCTGGCGCTGGACTATCCAAGCGAGCTGCTCGAGATCCTCGTGATCTCGGACGGTTCGGAAGACCGGACGGATGAAATTGTGGCGGGGTTTACGGACCCTCGCGTGCAACTTCGCCGGCAAGACCCTCGGCTCGGCAAGTCCGCTGGGTTGTCTCGCTATTGCCCCGAAGCCAACGGTGAGATTCTCGTCTTTACCGATGCCAATTCCATGTTTCAGCCGGATGCGCTGAGCAAGCTGCTGCGACACTTTGATGATCCGCGGGTGGGCTACTCCGTGGGCCGACAAAGCTACACCGACGGCGACCAGTCGTCTTCGTCCGATTCAGAGAATCTGTATTGGTCGATGGAGTTGTTGATGAAGGCGTGGGAGAGCCGATTGAGCAGCGTCGTCGGCGCTGATGGTGCGATCTATGCCCTCCGCAGGGAACTGTTCGAGCCGCTTAGCGCGGAGGATATCAACGATTTCCTGTTGCCCTTGAAGGTCGTCGCCAAGGGGTACCGCGGGGTGTTTGACCACGAGGCGGTTTGCTTCGAAGACGCCGCGCCCGATTTTAGCGGAGAGTTCCGCCGCAAACGACGGATTGTCAATCGCAGCATGCGGGCTGTTTGGAAGGTGCCATCCACGCTGAATCCATTCCGCGTGGGCTGGTTCGCGCCGCAGTTGCTGGCACATAAGGTTTTGCGCTGGCTGTGCCCGCTTTTTCTGCTGCTGATGTTGGTCAGTGCGGCGGTGCTGGCGGGGAACGAATGGGCCAGTGGTGACTTGGGCTGGATCTATACCGGGCTGCTATTCCTGCAGTTGCTCGGATACGGGTTGGCACTTGCGTACGTGATTCCATTCTTTCGTCGCGTTCGTTTGGTGTACGTTGCGTACTATTTTTTGCTAGTGAATGTGGCTTCGGCGATGGGACTGGCGCTACTGGCCTCAGGCCACGCCATCGGTGTTTGGAAGCCAGAGCGATGA
- a CDS encoding phenylacetate--CoA ligase family protein → MRLSSLYGRAFQAIGLPLMLAPTRSKTISLARRIRRQQRWPTARIQEYQLNRLTELLQLAERESPFYRQRWRERDVSPSQFTCLQDLQRFPVTSKGDLETHFPDGFATESRRSKDWQYVGTRGTTRRVMVIHDFQRRDHERAAIMVAMTEDSPYRFGTREISIPPDACSVHCGIESDRADSVSQQLFSLASRRVAWNRSSISDLRGLVMDTWICPKTVLPPLRLEGADDELRECVAALRRLRPLQFTALPEYLRAIAGYIHRTGDLPPPIPIVRPMGANFPRSWRENVESAFRGVLREHYGSREMGPMAFDCRVADGMHLLMSQHVIEVVDTDDQAVPAGELGRVLVTDLHNHAMPIIRYDIGDLARIASEPCPCGRNTMQIQLEGRVDDALQTSAGTVLSAEVISNFFSALPEIQDFQLSENQAGKWTLRVVPAANATVNEDELAARFQAWAGDTRRISVRTADAIQPESSGKFRHSKRRPSRC, encoded by the coding sequence ATGCGTCTGTCCTCACTCTATGGTCGAGCTTTCCAAGCCATTGGCTTGCCGCTGATGCTTGCCCCGACGCGGAGCAAAACCATATCTTTGGCTCGCCGCATCCGCAGGCAACAGAGATGGCCTACCGCTCGAATTCAGGAATATCAACTGAATCGGTTGACTGAATTGCTGCAGTTGGCTGAACGTGAGTCGCCGTTTTATCGTCAACGCTGGCGGGAGAGAGACGTTTCCCCATCACAATTTACCTGTCTGCAGGACCTACAACGCTTTCCTGTCACCAGCAAAGGCGACCTGGAAACTCATTTCCCCGACGGATTCGCGACCGAGAGTCGGCGCAGCAAGGACTGGCAGTACGTGGGAACCCGGGGCACGACTCGCCGAGTCATGGTCATTCATGATTTTCAGCGACGTGATCACGAACGGGCTGCGATCATGGTCGCGATGACCGAGGACAGCCCTTATCGATTTGGGACTCGCGAGATCTCAATCCCGCCAGATGCCTGTAGTGTGCACTGTGGGATTGAGAGTGACCGGGCCGATTCGGTATCCCAACAGCTATTTTCGCTCGCCAGTCGGCGCGTCGCATGGAATCGGTCATCGATCAGCGACCTGCGCGGATTGGTGATGGATACATGGATTTGCCCGAAAACGGTCTTACCGCCCCTCCGGCTCGAAGGTGCTGATGACGAGCTGCGAGAATGCGTCGCGGCTCTTCGTCGTCTTCGACCCCTGCAGTTTACCGCGCTGCCGGAATACCTTCGTGCGATCGCCGGCTACATTCACCGAACGGGTGACCTTCCGCCGCCGATCCCGATTGTCCGACCGATGGGAGCAAATTTCCCTCGCTCCTGGCGCGAGAATGTCGAATCCGCCTTTCGGGGCGTGCTGCGAGAGCACTACGGAAGCCGTGAAATGGGGCCGATGGCGTTCGATTGCCGCGTCGCAGACGGGATGCACCTGCTGATGAGCCAGCACGTGATCGAAGTCGTCGATACGGACGACCAGGCAGTGCCTGCTGGCGAACTAGGCAGAGTGTTGGTCACCGACCTGCATAACCATGCGATGCCGATCATCCGGTACGACATCGGCGACCTGGCCAGAATCGCTTCGGAGCCCTGTCCTTGCGGCCGCAATACCATGCAAATCCAACTGGAGGGCCGCGTCGATGATGCTCTGCAGACCTCTGCCGGAACGGTTTTGAGCGCGGAAGTGATCTCGAACTTTTTTTCGGCGTTGCCCGAGATACAGGATTTCCAGCTGTCTGAAAATCAGGCGGGCAAATGGACCCTGCGGGTCGTGCCCGCCGCCAACGCCACTGTCAACGAAGACGAACTGGCTGCACGATTCCAGGCCTGGGCGGGAGACACGCGACGCATCTCGGTGCGCACTGCCGATGCGATTCAACCCGAATCATCGGGCAAGTTCCGGCACAGTAAGCGACGGCCATCGCGTTGCTAA
- a CDS encoding glycosyltransferase has translation MKIIYHHRTRGDGAEGVHINEMIGAFRELEHEVEICCPRVANRPAGLKLGMTGISSKDSQGLLGWCRIAVRQIFEIAYNLISTPRLLTATLRIRPQLLYERYSCYHIAGPLVSRVLGVPIVLEVNSTYAGRFNRRRLAFPFICKAIEKWAFRNSTLIAVVSSPLRQCVLDRTEEKVPVLITPNAINERVIRSLESDPVANRATLGIGDSDIVIGFVGSLRRWHGVDMLTRKIPYILSQVPHSVFLIVGSGELESSLNAVKLRQGIGSRLVLTGGVDHDKVNALIDAMDIGLMPHSNDWGSPMKILEYMALGKLCIAPRLPPIEEILCDNETGLLFEAGDDDAFAGAIVYACENAERRKRIGKTAREFVLAQRKWTDNARMILTRLSEIKK, from the coding sequence ATGAAAATCATTTACCACCACCGCACACGGGGTGACGGCGCCGAGGGCGTGCACATCAACGAGATGATCGGTGCATTTCGGGAACTTGAGCACGAAGTCGAGATATGTTGTCCACGTGTAGCGAACCGCCCCGCTGGCCTTAAATTGGGAATGACTGGGATTTCGTCTAAAGACTCCCAGGGCCTGTTAGGGTGGTGCAGGATTGCAGTCCGTCAAATATTCGAAATTGCATACAACCTGATTTCGACACCCCGTCTCTTGACTGCGACGCTGCGAATTCGTCCGCAACTGCTTTACGAGCGTTACTCCTGCTACCACATTGCGGGCCCACTCGTTTCTCGCGTATTGGGAGTCCCGATCGTCCTGGAAGTGAATTCCACCTATGCCGGGCGTTTTAACCGAAGAAGATTAGCATTTCCGTTCATTTGCAAAGCAATTGAAAAGTGGGCCTTCCGTAACAGCACACTAATTGCAGTAGTGTCATCGCCACTGCGACAATGCGTACTGGACCGCACCGAAGAAAAGGTCCCGGTCTTGATTACCCCGAACGCAATTAACGAACGTGTGATCCGAAGTCTTGAGTCTGATCCAGTCGCGAACCGAGCGACTCTAGGAATTGGCGACTCCGATATTGTGATTGGCTTTGTTGGATCGCTCCGGCGGTGGCACGGCGTTGATATGTTGACACGAAAGATCCCCTACATTCTTTCGCAAGTCCCTCATTCAGTTTTTTTGATAGTGGGGTCGGGAGAGCTTGAATCTTCACTAAATGCAGTCAAGTTGAGACAGGGCATCGGAAGCAGGCTGGTGCTGACTGGAGGTGTCGACCACGACAAGGTCAATGCATTGATAGATGCAATGGACATTGGCCTTATGCCCCACTCCAATGACTGGGGATCGCCCATGAAAATACTTGAATACATGGCACTAGGCAAACTATGCATTGCTCCCCGGCTACCTCCAATTGAAGAAATCCTTTGCGACAATGAAACCGGATTGCTCTTTGAGGCAGGCGATGACGATGCTTTCGCCGGTGCAATCGTCTACGCATGCGAAAATGCTGAACGGCGAAAACGCATCGGCAAAACTGCCCGCGAATTTGTGCTAGCGCAGCGAAAGTGGACGGATAATGCCCGAATGATACTTACAAGACTGAGCGAAATCAAGAAATGA
- a CDS encoding glycosyltransferase family 2 protein: MIQLLFWVALALLLHTYVIYPVLAMLVPRRGAALSCDARPPVSILVAAHNEDTVIGPKIENFFALDYPADKLELIIFDDGSVDATAETARRITDARVRVIGCEVRGGKAAAVNQMVTEAAYPTLLLTDANVSLRTDAVQQLVKHFRDEKVGAVTGAVRLIGSDQQFRSGESLYYRLERRIQRAESQLSSVMGVDGGMYALRRELFQPIPTDTILDDFLISMNVLRASRRIVYEPTATASETGTPSSRQEFHRRVRIAAGAVQLLRRGNVPRWNQCAIWFQFISHKLLRWISPLLITILLGCSILLARDSLMYSETLLSLGILIGGMLLALVVPRLRSTALDGIFFYFGLSQIAMAWGILRGVLNRQPPQWEKARRVEGDVSRKMTGTER, from the coding sequence ATGATTCAACTGCTGTTCTGGGTAGCATTGGCACTGCTGCTGCACACCTACGTGATCTACCCCGTGTTGGCGATGCTAGTGCCACGGCGCGGCGCAGCATTGTCCTGCGATGCCCGCCCCCCGGTCAGCATCCTGGTGGCTGCGCACAATGAAGACACGGTGATCGGGCCGAAGATCGAGAATTTTTTTGCCCTGGATTATCCTGCGGACAAACTTGAACTGATCATTTTCGACGACGGCAGCGTTGACGCGACGGCGGAAACCGCGCGACGGATAACGGACGCCCGCGTCCGCGTGATCGGCTGCGAGGTCCGTGGTGGAAAAGCAGCGGCGGTCAACCAGATGGTCACCGAGGCCGCCTACCCGACGCTACTGTTGACCGACGCGAATGTGTCACTGCGAACCGATGCGGTTCAGCAATTGGTCAAACACTTTCGCGATGAAAAAGTGGGTGCCGTCACTGGCGCCGTCCGGCTGATCGGCAGCGATCAGCAATTTCGCTCGGGCGAATCGTTGTACTACCGGCTAGAACGCCGGATCCAACGAGCGGAATCGCAGCTCAGTAGCGTGATGGGCGTTGACGGCGGCATGTACGCCCTCCGCCGCGAACTGTTCCAGCCGATTCCCACCGATACCATCCTGGACGACTTCCTAATTTCGATGAACGTACTACGTGCGTCGCGACGGATTGTTTACGAGCCTACCGCGACTGCGTCAGAGACCGGAACGCCCTCGTCTCGACAAGAATTCCACCGGCGTGTCCGGATCGCAGCGGGGGCCGTCCAACTGCTGCGACGTGGCAACGTGCCGCGTTGGAACCAGTGCGCGATCTGGTTCCAGTTCATCTCTCACAAACTGCTTCGGTGGATCTCGCCGCTCCTGATCACCATTCTGCTTGGCTGTAGCATCTTGTTGGCCCGGGACAGTCTGATGTATTCGGAAACGCTACTATCGCTGGGGATTCTCATCGGCGGAATGCTGCTGGCGCTGGTCGTCCCGCGTCTGCGTTCAACTGCACTGGACGGCATATTTTTCTATTTCGGTTTGAGCCAAATTGCGATGGCATGGGGGATTCTGCGGGGCGTTTTGAATCGTCAGCCGCCTCAGTGGGAAAAGGCTCGGCGAGTTGAAGGAGATGTAAGTCGCAAAATGACGGGGACCGAAAGGTGA
- a CDS encoding class I SAM-dependent methyltransferase codes for MLDLCDAVSYHFLRRCFPGKRQVSNSRGAHLTGYPERLKNIIGDRRWQSLKSQMVVDFGCGHGDGAIHLASEGFTNVAGIDIRECVLDDARQRAVEAGFADRCHFATSLPETRADVVISMDAFEHFADPAGVLQSMSNLLDPGGQVIVSFGPTWYHPRGGHLFAPFPWAHLVFSESALCQWRRDFRDDGAMRFAEVDGGLNQMTIARFERIVEDSPFKVEWMIARPIDAVRWLHHRWTREFLTSIVDCVLVKR; via the coding sequence ATGCTGGATCTCTGTGACGCCGTTTCCTATCATTTTTTGCGTCGTTGTTTCCCCGGCAAGCGTCAGGTGTCCAATTCGCGTGGCGCTCACTTGACCGGTTATCCGGAGCGGCTGAAAAATATCATTGGCGACCGTCGATGGCAATCGCTTAAGTCACAAATGGTTGTTGACTTTGGTTGTGGCCATGGTGACGGGGCGATCCATTTGGCCTCGGAAGGCTTCACCAACGTTGCGGGAATCGACATCCGTGAATGCGTCCTTGACGATGCCCGCCAACGAGCGGTCGAGGCAGGGTTTGCCGATCGCTGTCATTTTGCAACCAGTTTGCCAGAGACGCGCGCCGATGTCGTCATTTCAATGGATGCGTTCGAGCACTTCGCAGATCCTGCGGGAGTCCTGCAATCAATGTCCAATTTGCTCGATCCCGGTGGTCAAGTAATCGTCTCCTTTGGTCCCACTTGGTATCATCCCCGCGGTGGACATCTTTTCGCCCCGTTTCCTTGGGCACACCTGGTATTTTCGGAATCCGCTCTCTGTCAATGGCGGCGAGACTTCCGCGATGATGGTGCCATGAGATTCGCGGAGGTGGACGGTGGTTTGAACCAAATGACGATCGCAAGATTTGAGCGAATCGTAGAAGACAGCCCGTTCAAAGTTGAATGGATGATCGCTCGCCCGATCGATGCGGTCCGCTGGCTCCATCATCGATGGACACGAGAGTTTCTGACTTCCATCGTTGATTGCGTCCTTGTCAAACGATAG
- a CDS encoding polysaccharide lyase domain-containing protein, which produces MKLYQALLLLTAVVSAMASLLLQSPSKSLATDLHFALEKSIPNSSEGVSPKLHFSDLTHAAKTGWSASDPKRGAAITVWGSGFEKTRGDSYITVNGIKLTMDADYAEWNADSYDVFFLKRITFWLRGECENGVGSITVTVGGKTSEELPFSIISGRICFVDADAQSPGDGSFEAPWASPNVAVKSLEPGDVLYFRETASPYNKKFFTGKQNFYLTRGNSKDGLADAPIALVSFPGEVATIDTRVSEGESPLAGNFVLARNYWTISKFRLRASKTCLFLGSNDGERGHGIRAVGNDCVGCQEFGSGTAPIATFGSNMSVLGNSSHGGRTNNKLDHAIYISGNPSVVKGVELGWNYAYDNDYAEGPMLVVNHQGNRIPPGRSCKQHDIHHNLIDCTLFAGRGIGIYSMSWDQQQGETEPDRAFVFNNIVLGAGWKNSPSAAAIYCLNGKASIFHNTLVNCVENAITVGGEDVLSVEIENNILHVADGSGYIYLVPGSKSLVIKNNLYYGLGAGPSVDDQRIEAAPSLNRHLIPTVDGPEVNASSANTGVRTDFWGKPRTTGSAADIGACEYDADTRLAN; this is translated from the coding sequence ATGAAACTTTACCAGGCATTGCTACTACTCACAGCGGTCGTGTCCGCAATGGCGAGTTTACTATTGCAATCTCCTAGCAAGTCTCTGGCGACTGATTTGCACTTTGCTCTGGAAAAGAGCATTCCAAATTCGAGCGAAGGCGTGAGTCCGAAACTGCATTTCTCCGACCTCACCCATGCTGCCAAAACGGGATGGTCTGCAAGTGACCCCAAGCGGGGTGCGGCAATTACGGTCTGGGGAAGCGGTTTCGAAAAAACTAGAGGCGACAGTTACATTACTGTTAACGGAATTAAGTTGACCATGGACGCTGATTACGCGGAATGGAATGCAGATTCCTATGACGTGTTCTTCCTGAAGAGAATTACTTTCTGGCTCAGAGGTGAGTGCGAGAATGGAGTCGGTTCAATCACGGTAACGGTTGGAGGCAAAACTTCTGAGGAGCTTCCTTTCAGCATTATCAGCGGAAGAATTTGCTTTGTCGATGCAGATGCGCAGTCGCCCGGCGATGGCTCCTTCGAAGCTCCCTGGGCAAGCCCGAACGTGGCTGTGAAGTCGCTGGAACCGGGGGATGTCCTGTATTTCCGCGAAACCGCATCTCCGTATAACAAGAAGTTTTTTACGGGCAAGCAGAATTTTTATCTTACGAGAGGAAACTCGAAGGACGGACTTGCTGACGCTCCAATCGCTCTCGTTTCTTTCCCTGGCGAAGTCGCGACCATTGACACCAGGGTGAGTGAAGGCGAATCCCCCTTAGCCGGGAATTTCGTATTGGCAAGAAATTACTGGACCATCTCAAAGTTTCGTCTAAGAGCATCGAAGACCTGCTTGTTTCTTGGCTCTAATGATGGCGAGCGAGGACATGGGATTCGTGCCGTTGGAAACGACTGCGTGGGATGCCAAGAGTTTGGTAGTGGGACTGCTCCGATCGCTACCTTCGGAAGCAACATGTCGGTACTAGGCAACAGCTCGCATGGCGGGAGAACCAACAATAAACTTGATCACGCAATATATATTTCAGGCAACCCATCGGTCGTCAAAGGAGTCGAACTGGGCTGGAATTACGCATACGACAACGATTATGCGGAGGGGCCAATGCTAGTAGTTAACCACCAAGGCAATCGAATCCCGCCCGGCCGGTCATGCAAACAACATGACATCCACCACAACCTAATTGACTGCACTTTGTTTGCTGGTCGCGGCATAGGCATCTATTCAATGTCGTGGGATCAACAACAGGGTGAAACAGAGCCTGATCGAGCCTTCGTTTTCAACAATATAGTCTTAGGTGCGGGCTGGAAAAACTCGCCTAGCGCGGCTGCAATTTACTGCCTGAATGGAAAAGCTTCAATATTCCACAACACTTTGGTGAATTGTGTGGAGAACGCTATCACAGTCGGTGGTGAAGACGTGCTTTCGGTCGAAATCGAAAACAATATCCTCCACGTGGCGGATGGCTCAGGCTACATCTATCTTGTCCCTGGCAGCAAGTCACTAGTGATCAAAAACAACCTTTATTATGGACTGGGGGCCGGCCCCTCCGTTGACGACCAGCGCATTGAGGCGGCACCTAGTTTAAATCGACATCTAATCCCGACTGTCGATGGCCCTGAAGTTAACGCGAGCAGCGCAAACACGGGCGTTCGGACAGATTTTTGGGGTAAGCCTAGAACAACCGGAAGTGCTGCTGATATTGGCGCCTGCGAGTATGACGCAGATACTCGTTTGGCGAATTAA